A region from the Cannabis sativa cultivar Pink pepper isolate KNU-18-1 chromosome 9, ASM2916894v1, whole genome shotgun sequence genome encodes:
- the LOC133030854 gene encoding uncharacterized protein LOC133030854 translates to MASMQTQFSTVFADSYAKEKGSDSSNDDDGGGDEADFDLNESEETDENEEENVMGDDEGEGSEGEEKDDQADEDSDSKEKNDNGSDDDATDSEEKVDK, encoded by the exons ATGGCTTCAATGCAGACACAGTTTTCTACTGTTTTTGCCGATTCCTATGCCAAg GAAAAAGGCAGTGACTCTTCCAATGATGATGATGGAGGTGGTGATGAAGCAGATTTTGATTTAAATGAATCTGAAGAAACTGATGAAAATGAAGAAGAGAATGTTATGGGTGATGACGAAGGGGAGGGTAGTGAAGGTGAAGAGAAGGATGATCAAGCCGATGAAGATTCtgactcaaaagaaaaaaatgataatggCAGTGATGATGATGCCACTGATAGTGAGGAGAAGGTAGATAAGTAG
- the LOC133031272 gene encoding uncharacterized protein LOC133031272, protein MSSDGIGGDPCKRISVSKMLRLRIVVLFVLSLNVDSNIELEDDPIPVEETPLVDKRKSKKPIALTSPFMEYDSSISSSKDGSGYGVVKYVAGLCPLDDKIGEDVEHKDEIDFDLWLGEGRRSKKDPHDKEKVYLKGKDKIVPPFRFGVEDVATKMWFHKLAYPGQCLTNSVS, encoded by the exons ATGTCTTCGGATGGAATTGGTGGTGATCCTTGTAAACGGATTTCGGTTTCGAAAATGTTGAGGTTACGGATCGTCGTCTTGTTTGTTTtgag TCTCAATGTTGATTCTAACATTGAACTTGAAGATGACCCAATTCCCGTTGAAGAAACTCCTCTTGTTGACAAGAGGAAATCTAAGAAACCCATAGCGCTGACGTCTCCGTTTATGGAGTATGACTCTTCCATTTCTAGTTCTAAAGATGGTTCTGGTTATGGAGTTGTTAAGTATGTGGCTGGGTTGTGTCCTCTCGATGATAAGATTGGTGAAGATGTAGAACATAAAGACGAGATTGATTTTGACTTGTGGCTTGGTGAAGGACGCCGATCGAAGAAAGAtcc GCATGATAAGGAGAAGGTTTACTTGAAGGGTAAGGATAAGATTGTTCCCCCTTTTCGTTTTGGCGTGGAAGATGTTGCAACCAAGATGTGGTTCCACAAGCTTGCATATCCTGGCCAATGTTTGACTAATTCtgtaagttaa